From one Synechocystis sp. PCC 6803 substr. PCC-P genomic stretch:
- a CDS encoding class I SAM-dependent methyltransferase has protein sequence MPNPSFLPPETDHQRLQEIWEDSLAMQYLAPLTGNYLPWSGYALRPSGLVQILNTILIRKHLSIVECGGGVSTLYIARLFRRNGLQGRLHCIENNLDWLNFLHDALAREELTTYVQLIHAPLEPCELALDNGQWYDRQKIRHQLPASKTIDCLLVDGPPAYREDIQYSRFPAVPFFQPQLAPHSTIILDDINRRGEQEILARWQTLLNVSFDSSIGNVAIAHLSA, from the coding sequence ATGCCCAATCCTTCTTTCCTGCCTCCAGAAACAGACCACCAAAGATTGCAAGAAATTTGGGAAGATAGCTTGGCCATGCAGTACTTGGCTCCGTTGACAGGCAACTATTTGCCTTGGAGTGGCTATGCCCTCCGCCCCAGTGGATTGGTACAAATTCTCAACACGATTTTAATTCGTAAACATCTATCCATTGTGGAATGTGGTGGTGGAGTATCTACGTTGTACATTGCCCGTTTATTTCGTCGCAATGGTTTGCAGGGCCGACTCCACTGTATCGAAAATAATTTGGATTGGTTAAATTTTTTGCATGATGCATTGGCGAGGGAAGAGTTGACCACCTATGTCCAGCTCATCCATGCCCCCTTGGAACCCTGCGAACTGGCCTTGGACAATGGACAGTGGTACGATCGCCAGAAGATCCGTCACCAGTTGCCCGCTAGCAAAACCATTGATTGCCTGTTAGTAGATGGACCGCCCGCCTACCGAGAAGACATTCAATATTCCCGGTTTCCTGCAGTGCCTTTTTTCCAACCGCAATTGGCACCCCACAGCACCATCATTTTGGATGACATTAACCGTAGGGGAGAACAGGAAATTTTAGCCCGTTGGCAAACATTGCTCAATGTTAGTTTTGATAGCTCCATTGGCAATGTGGCGATCGCCCATCTGTCGGCCTAG
- a CDS encoding putative toxin-antitoxin system toxin component, PIN family, translated as MGDLGGKIQLCKQAIIAGLRSRRGSSFRLLTLVGTEQFDMHLSVPLLLEYEEVLLRELPNLYLSSEEVGELIDFYCAVGIRHEIFFLWRPFLRDPKDEMVLELAVKAGCQTIITYNARDFVGVEQFGLNVLEPSEFLRVIGKLP; from the coding sequence TTGGGGGATTTAGGGGGCAAAATACAACTTTGCAAACAAGCTATTATTGCTGGATTAAGGTCTAGGCGTGGTAGTTCGTTTAGGTTACTTACCCTGGTTGGTACAGAGCAATTTGACATGCACTTGTCAGTCCCTTTACTGCTCGAATACGAAGAAGTTTTACTACGGGAATTGCCGAACCTTTACTTGAGTTCTGAAGAAGTTGGTGAATTAATTGATTTCTACTGTGCAGTAGGAATACGACATGAAATTTTCTTTCTTTGGCGACCTTTCCTACGTGATCCCAAAGATGAAATGGTGTTAGAGCTTGCCGTCAAAGCGGGCTGTCAGACTATAATCACCTATAACGCTCGTGATTTTGTCGGCGTAGAGCAGTTTGGGTTAAATGTCCTGGAGCCTTCAGAGTTTTTACGCGTAATAGGAAAGTTGCCATGA